The genomic window GCTTTTTAACATAGTCTAACAAGTTTGCCTCACACAAATTTACCACAGTTCACACCGACGACAGTTGAAAGGTTCAAAGGGAGCCAAACTAAGATTCAGAATCTTCCTGAAAATAAAGGGTCAACACGGTTCAGGTTTAGGTACTTGTATTTGTACCCTGGCCCTTATTTGGAGGCGCGGACGCCGCCGCTAGAGTGGATGttttatttagaatatttagATCGTTATATAACAAGaaagatgataaaaaaattCAGAATGAACTATAGATCTctcatatattaaaaattttaacatttatttatacagtgctaaattaaatttaacaatcgatattttttttaccttagGCCAGGTACTTTACATAACGACGTGGATCACGAACGTTATTAAGACAGGCTCATATTTAAGGTTCTTATCCATGttcatatttaaaaacattcTTATTCTCATAAAAAAACAAACCTACTTTTACACTCATATTCAACCTTGATCTTTTTAATACAAAACTACCAATAATACTTATGCTCTTTATCAAATACcaatatttatcttttattactATAATAGGGAGAGTaatataaacttaaatttaaaaattaaaaacttaaatttaaaattttgaattttaaactttaattgtaaattttaatattaaaatttaNTTCCAGCtcatactcacattttcatccaaaaaaaaaactcttattttataaaaatccatacttgtacctatccccggtataactagttcctattaatttccgaaccaaacggagccttAGGGAATAAGAAATAAGACTAAAAAAAGTAATCATAAATTGCAAATATTTGTAGATTTTAgtcaaaactaaattaaaagcTAAGGCACTCTAAATttgtcttttattttctttccaataaCGACAATCTATACCAGAGCATTTAGGAAAacaggaaaagaagaaaaggaagaaagaaatcTCAAACTTCTACTAAGATAGAaagtagaaattaaaaaatttgagtcCCGAAACAGGAAACCTGGTTTGATGCTTTCAAATGATtattaaaaagataataattttatatagttgTTGATGCCAAATTTGAAATGAACACGCCGACCTAGCCCACGTATGAGCCGAAGAAATAAGGAcgcgtggtacaccaggagtcggcaataaggcgcctgaaggccaagagcgtttaggcgggaacggttgagaaatAGGGCATAACTTCTATGTGAAGTGGGGCataacttccatgtgaagtgggACGTAACTcccatgagaagtggggcgtaacttctacgatcatggttacaaccactcccccaaccaaccaataatgtggattgatgttactataaatagtaatttcaaagcctgcaatagaggtctttctcccccctgaacgagaagaccaccctatttttcttgcaattttatcgcttttctaggagtagtctaaatgtaatattttctttttcgcattttTGTTTCCTGGAGTGTTTTTAAGTGACCCTAACAGTATGTCTGCGTCAGGCATCCCCttgtaaacaaaatatatattttaagttgtaTGCCTTGGGACtctgttttattattatatatatatattatatattattatatatattataatatatatatatatatattattatatattatatatattattttcaggCCATTCGCTCTTTCGCGCCGTATTATGTACTTTTTTCGGCTCTTCTGCGACTTGATCCTGCCAGGTTCATTTCGGTTGCCAGGCGAACGTTTTTACGAGTAGTTTGGTTCGACGGTGATCCGATCCGTACAGCCGAATTCGCATTGATGTCGAAGGGCGAAATTCGAGGGTGCTATTTGCGCCGTTTGTATCGCAGTTGGTTCCGAGGGGTCTTTGGATGAGTCAAGGGTGGTAAATCGGTACATGATTTCTGGCCGCCAGTGGGATCGTTTTAGGTACATACTTTATTTATTGAATTAGACTTATGATATGCCATGAATTTTGGCAATAGTGTTGTTCTAGACCTTCTGGAGTATACTAGTAATTTTAGACAATGTGCGAATGTCAAGCGTTTTGCAGTGAGAAGAATATGTGCAACGGTGGCTTTCAAGGCGGTTAATCAGGACTCGCTAGTGAGCCGAAGTCCTGCAACTTTATGATCAATATCCATCAAGTTACGCTCCACTAGACACGTTGACTGGCGACATCAGCGGCATACAAATGAAATATGTTCGATCTTTACTTATTGGTCGGAGTGGCGCCGTGGCAGGCATCAACGCCACTGTGGTGGACTGGTATTTTACAAAATCTTGTAATCACGTAAATGTCAGCCCCTACCAGGGGAGCAACATATCAAGCAGTTTATAGTATCGGCTGTTGTTAATGCCAGGTTCAACACAAGTAGATGGGGGTTACCACTCCTCCACCCATCCCAGATATCAGCCCAAAATGTATGGAGGCTAGGCTGGGAGGCGGCCCCGAATGGCCAAGGCGTGTGACTTTTGATACAATTCAGACATAAGGCCCGATTGCAGCAAACAAGTCTTGCAGGTATTCATATGAATATGATGCCAGATCAGGAAGCTATCCGGAACTTTCGGAGTAGGGGCACAAGGCGGGAATGAGCTCTTTTTAGATCCGATAGCTGGGATATTGAGAGGATCCTTATCGGAATGGAAGATGGAATTGACAATTTTCACGGTGATGAGGACCAAACGCGGCTCGAATGTGCGCGTTTAGTGCAATGAGAGGCCGCTGCAGATACCGTTTTtaacttcgattatttaaaCGTCGTTAACTAAACGGCGTTTATTGGTTATACAAGTTTATGGGCATTCGTTCAGATGGGAAcgaattgaaaatattttcatGCCAGCATTTTATAGATGGAGCCTATTATCAGAGATTGCGACTTACTTTATATACCGCAAAAAGTCAGTGAACGAGTCGTAGGTATTTGACATTTAAATAGCGAAAATCAATGTTTATGAGAGATGCCGGATCAGATTCGCATAATGACGTTAAAATGGTTTTATATTTAAGATAATAGCTCATTTGGAGATAggtatttttctatatttgatCTAAGTGTTAGAGTTGCCCATAGatcacttttaaaaagtgaggacgatcggctgcaatggagccgatataaaaatcaaagcaaaggtaAGGAAAAATCCTtactagaagaacagtcggttcaaaaAGAGCCGAGCCAATCAAGTAAAAGTGAAGAATCGGTTGAAGAAGCCGAGGTATATATGGCTGGTAAAGAGCCACTTTcttcaaggagaaatccttaatagaagaacattcggttcaagaagagccgaatcAATCGAGTAAAAGTAAGAATCGGCTGATAGAGCCGAGGTATATGCAGCTGGGATGATAAAGAGTCGTTTTctttaagccgaccaagaccagcgaaactaaagcttgggtctcggctaTACTATTGAGCAGTCGATTTaacaccaatagtcatccgaatgtttgttcgaaagactattgagggggcattgttgatgccaaatttGAAATGAACATGCCGACCTAGCCCACGTATGAGCcgaagaaataaggacacgtgatacaccaggagtcggcaataaggcgcctgaaggccaagagcgtttaggcgggaacggttgagaaatAGGGCGTAACTTCTTATGTGAAGTGGGGTATAACTTCCATATGAAGTGGaacgtaacttccatgagaagtgagGCGTAACtttcacgatcatggttacaaccactccccaaccaaccaataatgtgggttgatgttactataaatagtaatttcaaagCCTGCAATAGAGGTCTTTCTCCCCCTTAAACGAGAAAACCACCATATTTTTCTTgcaattttatcgcttttcttagagtagtctaaatgtaattttttctttttcgcatttactgcttttctaggagtagtttttaagtagaaccctggagtctgtctgccccacgggcatcactccgttgtaaactacatatttgtagagtctgtatgcccttcgagcacactctgttttatatatatatatatatatatatatatatatatatatatatatatatgcattcggctctttcaaccGACCagtcattatatatttttttcattcggCTCTTTTGCCAACATTGATTCCTGCACAGTTCACACATTCGGCTCCTCCAGCCGAATCGATTCTATAGGACTGatcttcgaacccggctgaaccgatccctcgtcagccgaatcgcttgatctgtcgaagggcgcaaacttcgagagtCACTATTCGCAGCCGTTTCGCTTTCGGACGCGCTTCCCGAGAAGAATCTTTGACTAGGTCAAGGGTCAGAAAATACGGCTACCAACAATAGCATTCACCTAATTGTATCAATTGGAAATAATTACTTTGCCACGCAAACAAtgagaaaatgcaaaaaataaagcaaGTGATATATTTTTCTGTTTAAACAATACTCTCTGTATGTGAAGTGAAGGTCCACTGCAGCTTCCAAACGGGTCAGGCAGCAGAACTTTTTAGTAGGGGAAAGTGTAGGACAGAATACATTCCCCTGGAATACGAGTAGGCTGCCTCACACATTCCGCGTGTGAGTGAATGAATATATACTCTCCGCAATATGGACAGCTCTTTACAGCTACGATATTAATTGATGGgcacaagaacaaaaaataataataaaaaaaaaggccatACCGAAGTACATCCAAGCCCCGTTATACCGCGAGTCCGCGGCCAACAAGCTCACGACCgaaagaaaccaaaaaatatatattatacatatataaaaaaaataaaaaaaaaagaatcaaaataataaaatttcattGTGCCTATACTTTACGAGGGAGGGTCGGATCGGATGGAATCCCCCAATCGAGTGCCGAAACCCGGACCCGCCAAACCCTGACCTCCCCATCCAGGCTGGCGCTGCACACCCGATACTcctcctccggcggcggcgTTCGGACTGCCGTAATCGACCTGACGGCACTCGAGTGCCCGATCAGCACCCCGAGGCAGCCGTGCTCGCTCCCGCCCCTCCGCCAAATCCTCACCGTCCGATCCGCGGAGCCGCTGAAGACGACGTTTCCGACGCAGGCGACGCACAGCACCGCCTTCTCGTGGCCCCGCAGCGCCCCCACCGCGGCCATGCGGCCGCCCTCCTTCTCCCAGACCAAGATCGACCTGTCGTTGGACCCCGAGTACAGCACCGCCCCCgcctcgtcgccgccgccgccgccgatggcCAGCGCGTTCACGGCCGACGCGTGCCGCTCCAACGTCGCCACCAGCGCGTGCCGCCGCTCCCCGCGCGCCCAGACTCGGATGCTCCCGTCGGCCGACCCCGTGAAGACCTCCCCGTCgggggcgacggcgacggcgttGACTGCGTCGTCGTGCGCCGCGAGGGACTCGACGCAGCGGAGGTCGGCGGCGCGCCAGATCTTGAGGGTCTTGTCCCAGGAGGAGGAGTAGAGCAGGTCgccggcggccgcggcggcgacggcggagacGGCGTCGGCGTGCTCGATccagaggcggcggcggtggcggcggacgCGGACGTAGCTGCCGgggagggggaggcggcggaCGCGGTCGGGCACGGTGGGGAGGGCGGCGGccaggcggaggcggccggaGCGGCCGGAGCGGCGCCACACGCGGACTCGGCCGTCCTGGTGGGCGGTGAGGGCGCGGCGGCCGTCGGGGAGGAGCGCGACGGATTTGAGCGCCCCCGCCGAGGGGGAGGCGGCGACGGTCTGGATCGGGCGGAGGCCGCGGAGGTCGTAGATGCAGATCTCCGACGGAGTGGCGCagtagaggaggagggaggcgggGGAGGAGGCCAGAGCGGCGGCGGCACTGACGGCTGATGCTGATGCTGATGCTGATGCTGATGATGAGGGGCCGACGGCCGGTCGGAGAGAAGTGAGGTACGCGAAGGAGGCAGACGAGGGAGAGcaggaagaacaagaagaaggaaTCAGGGATGATCGGAGGGAAGGAAGGGAGGGGCAGGTGAGGAGCGAGGcggagtcgtcgtcgtcggatgCGGCCAGAGGAAGGGAGCGGAGGGAGGAAGAAGGATCGGCGGCGAGTTCAGCGATCGCGTCGGCGCGCTTAGCAGCAGCGGAGGGAGCAGAGAAGGGGAGGCAGGCGCGGGGAAGCGGCATCGGGGAGAAGAGGAGGGAAGAGATTAATATTGGGAAGAGTACTACTGGAGGGAGGGAGGTAGAGCGCGAAATGAGGGGAGGACGGTGTAGTATAGTTGCGTTTATGGACAAGTACAGGAGAATAAAAGGATTAACTTATTGACACGTGGCGGaatgtgagagggtgagaaggAGAATTCAAGCGATATGATTGGTCCGAGGTTGGGCGTCGGTCGGGGAACGAGAAAGGTGAGCGGAGAGCATCCGTGAGCATGAGTTTTAGAACATATGCCTGCACCCGCACCATTATTCAACCCTAGTCCTCATTCAATCTATCTAACGAGcagaattttcagatttttgaaaaaatcgTAAATAGTTCTCCACCTTTGGTTGTCCCGCTAACATGGAGacactaattaaaaatatatatattagaatatacGAAAAGCCTAAAAATCAGATAaccaatttaaatattttattcattattaattattattattttgtttttactttcatttcattATCTTGAAAgtgatgaaaaataatttacacttttaggccccgtttggatatcCCTAAAAACGTTTTATGCTATATcggtaggaaaataatcctatgaagcatttggatgaaaaaaaaatggagtaattttttgattatactatactccaaaaaatagagtaaaattacaatccactttaaacaaagaaaaacaaattccaccattttgaaCTCCCTTACCTCAAAGATGTATCAAGTTCTAAATATTAagtttcaatataaaattttaaatttcaatctaaaatttaatagataatttctgatttcaataatttttaaaattttaaatttaaattaaaattaaatactttaaaattaaaatttaaaaaatttaaaacatttaacgaatttacaaatttgaaatttaaaatttcattttaattttttaattttccaatttcaaagatttaaatttaaattttaaattttcaatttttaaattcaacttaaattttaaaattataaatatgtaaatttataaatttttatttttaaatttaaatctcaaaatttaaaatatagattttaatttaaaatttacaaattttaaattttaattttacattcaatttccaaattttaatttaaatatttaaatttaaaatttaaaatttaaaatttagaaattagaatatttataattttaaatttaatatcaaatttataaacttttaattctaattaattaaatgagaacctcttatttaaaattttaatttgaaatttaaaatttataatttttaatttattaaaattcaattttcaatatttcaaattcaatATCGAAAtgttaaatttcaattttatactTGAAATTCATATTTACAATCTCCTATTNNNNNNNNNNNNNNNNNNNNNNNNNATAGAGTATCTAAGTATTTAAATACTTAACATTAGAAGGTTTAAGTAGTTACAGAGTTTTAGTTATAGAGTTTAGTCAGTAGTTTAATAACTAAGTAAAGTATAGATATGTTGCCTTAAGAGAGATGTATTTatagttaaaatatattaagtaaTAAGAAAGATAGAGAGATAAAGTATAAGAGCAGACTTAAATgataatttatagtaaaagtTAAGAATTTAGTAGTATTAAGTATTTCAGCTCAATTAGATAAATAGAATAGTTTAGAGTTGTTAAATAGAGAAAAGAAAGTTATTAGTCAGTAGAGATAGTGAGtagtatttattttacgtattaaaattaaattataagtaTAAGAAGGGAGTTTTTTTTAGATATAGTTAATTCAGAAATAGTAATCTACATATTAAAAGATTTAGTACATTTAGTagtttatgataatatatagtTAAGAGAGTAAACTTAGACAAGAGATATAGATAAGATGCAGATCTCGACGGAGTGGGCagtagaggaggagggaggcgggGAGGAGGccagagcggcggcggcgctgaaGGCTGATGTGATGCTGTGTGATGCTGATATATGAGGGGCGACGGCCGTCGGAGAGAAGTGAGGTACGCGAAGGAGGCAGACGAGGGAGAGCAGGAAGACAAGAAGAAGGAATCAGGGATGATGGAGGGAAGGAAGGAGGGCAGGATGAGAGCGAGGcggagtcgtcgtcgtcgtcgtcgtcggaggatGCGGCCAGAGAAGGGAGCGGAGGGAGGAAGAAGGATCGGCGGCGAGTTCAGCGATCGCGTCGCCGCGCTTGCAGCAGCGGAGGGAGCGGAGAAGGGGAGGCAGGCGCGGGGAAGCGGCATCGGGAGAAGAGAGGGAAGAGATTAATATTGGGAAGTACTACTGGAGGGAGGGAGGTAGAGCGCGAAATGAGGGGGAGACGGTGTAGATAGTTGATTTATGGCAAGTAACAGGAGAATAAAAGGATGAACTTATTGACACGTGGGCGaatgtgagagggtgagaaggAGAATTCAAGCGATATGAATTGGTCCGAGTTGGGCGTCGGTGGGAACGGAGAAGGTGAGCGGAGAGCATCCGTGAGCATGAGTTTTAAACATATGCTGCACCGCACCATTATTCAACCCTAGTCCTCATTCAATCTATCTAACGAGCAGAATTTTCAGATTTTGAAAAATCGTAAATAGTTCTCCACCTTTGGTTGTCCCGCTAACATGGAGacactaattaaaaatatatatattagaatatacGAAAAGCCTAAAATCAGATaaacatttaatattttattcattattaattattattattttgtttttactttcatttcattATCTTGAAAgtgatgaaaaataatttacacTTTTAGGCCCCGTTTTGGATATCCCTAAAAAAGTTTTATGCTATATcgtaggaaaataatcctatgaagcatttggatgaaaaaaaaatggagtaattttttgattatctatactccaaaaaatagagtaaaattacaatccactttaaacaaagaaaaacaaattcaCCATTTTGAACTCCCTTACCTCAAAGATGTATCAAGTTTAATAATTAagtttcaatataaaattttaaatttcaatctaaaatttattttaattttaatttgatttaaatttaaaatttaaaatttaaaatttctattttctaattttgaatttaaaattttaaatttaaaattaaattataaaattaaaattaaaatttaaaatttaaaaatttaaattttaatttaatttttaattttcaattttcaaaatttaaatttaaattttaaattttaaatttttaaatttcaaactttaaatttttaaattataaatatgtaaatttataatttttaatttttatttaaaatctcaaaatttaatatatgttttaatttaaatttcaaatttaaatatttaaattttaatttcaaattttcaaattttaatttttaaattttaaattttaaattttaaattttaaattcaaattttaacttttaaattctaaaatttaaattgaaaatgagaactcttaatttttaattttaatttgaaatttaaaatttaaaatttttaatttttaaaatttaatttcaaaattcaaatttcaaatttcaaattcgaatgttaaatttcaaattttatatttgttttcatatttaaatttaaatttaaaattttattttaattttaaatttcaatttaaaactaaatttatttaatttttaaattttaattttaattttaaaatttaaaatttaatttatttaaatttgaattttaattttttaaaattttatttttaaattttgaattttaattttttaaaattttatttttaaatttggaattttatatttttaattttaaaattttaaaaatttaattgttataaatcctGTGGAATTATActatatgtatccaaacagcttgaaaataaaactgtggaatttttttgtagtcACAGAATTTCGTATTTTATTTTGACCAAAaccacaaaataaaaattcaatggagttttttaactataCATCCAAACATGGCTTAGTGGGCATATGTTTATAGTTTCTCAATTGAACTATTGTTGACTATCTCTACGAACCGACATGTATAACTTCATAATGCACTGTGACAATCGAAACGTACTTCTGGTTTGTTGTTAAGAAGAACgcagaaaaaataaagttgaaaaaaaGCACACAAAATAAAGACTACCAATATAGAGTTGCAAGAGGTTGCTAGTGCTAGTGTAAAGATGCAAAACAAGGCGGATTCGAGGGCGGAATGGCCCCACTTCTCACCTTGTTTCTTGTCGGAGAAGAAAGGTTTCGGGTGGATTAATTTCTATCCTATATTTGGGCCTCAACTTACAGCTTTATTCGAGGAGGATTGGGGCGGTAGTGGATTTTTGGCGGATCAAAACGGATTTGggacaaattatatttttttatattttttcaaacttACTATTCCATTCGAAGAGGATCGAGATGGAAGCTCCAcgaacccggatccatttgcattcctATTGTGTTGGATTATGTAAAGCCAATGTTTCGAGTCGATATGCAGAGTTTGAGTCTAATTGGATCTAATCTTGTTCCAAAAGATTAGAAATAGTGCAGAATCACTTTAAAGAGTATTATTCTTAAAAGAATATTGATGACTACATTGAATCAGACTTGGATAGAAGGCGAAAATTATTTCCTACCAGAATTAGAATTTTAGGGATATATAAACTCTTGTAATTAATCTTTTAGATTATGAGCTTCACAGTAGACACcctaattaagagaaaaaattagAGAGCTCCTTAGAAAGAGTTTTTTTGTAATCTAATCTCCTCTTATGTATTTTTGTGCCGTGGATTAATCGAAAAAGCATTGAGGTGGTCTTTCCCGTAGACATAGGTCGATTCAAGGTTGGCCGAACGACGTAAATCTTGTATTCTTGTGATTT from Ananas comosus cultivar F153 linkage group 23, ASM154086v1, whole genome shotgun sequence includes these protein-coding regions:
- the LOC109728063 gene encoding protein JINGUBANG, which produces MPLPRACLPFSAPSAAAKRADAIAELAADPSSSLRSLPLAASDDDDSASLLTCPSLPSLRSSLIPSSCSSCSPSSASFAYLTSLRPAVGPSSSASASASASAVSAAAALASSPASLLLYCATPSEICIYDLRGLRPIQTVAASPSAGALKSVALLPDGRRALTAHQDGRVRVWRRSGRSGRLRLAAALPTVPDRVRRLPLPGSYVRVRRHRRRLWIEHADAVSAVAAAAAGDLLYSSSWDKTLKIWRAADLRCVESLAAHDDAVNAVAVAPDGEVFTGSADGSIRVWARGERRHALVATLERHASAVNALAIGGGGGDEAGAVLYSGSNDRSILVWEKEGGRMAAVGALRGHEKAVLCVACVGNVVFSGSADRTVRIWRRGGSEHGCLGVLIGHSSAVRSITAVRTPPPEEEYRVCSASLDGEVRVWRVRVSALDWGIPSDPTLPRKV